The genomic stretch TTCAaatcaataaaagtgtgaaaacaaaacaatacatcaaTTCGCCTATAGAGGATATACAAACGcgatatataaacaatataaacaacttAATTAAACAAACTCACATTAATTAGtatgaacaatattattttatctttaaacttataTTATCACTTTATTCATAGCAAATTAATTTGCGAACGCACCAAGGGCGAAAATGTAAACACAAGGACCCGAAACCATTGAACATtcttattaaatataaagaagtgaaactccagctgctggagcagtatagaattttcattaaaaacaattagttggtcctttatttaaggcaagtgaccgattgcccaaacagtacaaaacagcacaatacagcacaatacaaaccaacataaacacaaaatatgaataaagctggggtcaccgccttggaacggtcaatgcaaagcatcgggggtttaaacctggttatagagcgctcaacctcacacttggcccagcaatattcataatacatttaagtgtaaataaaatttaacgtcatagcatgtaactcaaattaaacaataataaaaggaaattaaaacgcatttttttaattactatttaattactcaattgcattgaagatacaagagtaacagagttacaactttttgacgaacgatcaaataaaactattaacaattgtcaactacattccttctttatagaaaaagatttgagaatatagtgtcatggagttaatatctcagataatcatcgcgcaaatacaggaagaagcagcaataatgggtgtaaaaattccatattacatagcttggtagtttatgtgactgctaaaaaataaaaataattaaatcaaacaagaaactcCTATcagaaagaaaatataaataaaatggaacgttataaaaccaatgacctatgcatgtagattacaactgggaaggtcggtcgtatgacgtcacaaaaatccataatgacataatgacgtgaacaaattccaggggcagtactaaataaaaatattaatggggctgtgctactaaaaaaacaagtttaggtgatttaatattaagaagcaaattaataaaaatggtaattccattaaagcgacattattggaatcaaacagtatataggtgttttgacaactgaagacagaaatgatttgatgtacgatttgagtccaaatgtagttttcatgcagatttgttcatacgacacaatgacacaattttattaaaccgtgaaaaatgcctataatgtagttttcatgcatatttgctcatacgacacaatgacacaattttattaaacagtgaaaaatgcctataatatcactaatgattccaaattttaagggaagaaagatatagtgaatcgaaaaccatcaaacacgtgtttttaagtacataagcatcgtatccttttgataaaaacaagttaattaaattgaaaagttaaatatgaacatttggtttaacatattttaatttgcggacacgcttcaaaacatctccgtaaaatgatggatgagagattccattatttaaatgccattttaaagaaacgttatattttgaaattaaatcaccatacttagagtaaaatctagcaaatttatttcttaggttatgatataaaaagccttgttttagcatttttttagttaatatcagattacgatcattaaaatctttaatacacgaacatgctctggcataacgtaaaGTCGAAAATAGCTGAAGTTGTTTGGTAAAAAAAGAGCGAAACACAAAAGATTTAGTCCCTCTGCATATGTATCTTACAAGAATATTTgcgttaaaaaacaacataataatcaCTACCCGTGCGGTATTTTTAAACCAATGGCTGTGTACCTCACTATATTACCCATGATATAAAATACAACTTATTCAATATAGGAATGATCcgatcttaaatgtaaataaaatacaaatatatataaatatatatttagtaGGTGCATTAAAGATCTGATTATGCCTATATTATCAGATATATAGAAGTTGTTTAGCCATTAACCGGATTCGTTTGAGAGTTTTCAATGTACACGGTTTTTCTCCAATTCCACAACTGTCAAATCCAAAAGAGCATCGCATAATATAGGCCAGTCAGGCTCAATATGTCCGCCATCGGTATCTGGAATCCACGACGCATGCGCGTACCTGTTAAACACCTTCCGGAGAACTTTGCCCATCTCGTCAAGCTCAACTCTTTCCAAAAACAGCAATACTATTGGTTTATTTTGATCGTAAGTTTCTTGCACTTCTTTCCTGCACCATTCCTTTTGACAGTAGTGTTTAGACACTGCCAGAATGATGACAGCCGAGTCTTCGATACAACGTATTATCTCCTCACCAAGCGCGTATCCGGGCCTAAAATGGCGATCGCCGGAGCACACCAAAACACGATTAGTTCCCGTTTTCAGCTGTAACTCTGAATTTAGTTTCGGTAAGATTGTGTTCACGACCAACTCGGCGTCATCGGAGCTAAATGATAGAAATGCTACAAACTTCATTGGAAAATCCCCCAACTTAATCTGAGACCGAAGATTCTTTCTCTCCCGTTTCCGTCGTCTTGAACGTTGGATCTTGAAGAATATAAGAAGCCCAATTAGCAGAAAAACGCACACTATTGGAAGACAAATGGCGAGATTGCGCTTTATATTTTGTTCTCGACAGTAAGCATTCGTCTTTTCCAAagcattttgaaaaatgtataaCCGTTCACCTTGCAATGTACATCTATAGTCTTCTCGGGGACTTGCAATAAACGTATCGAGATTTGTTTGAATCCACTTGATAGTTTCCATGTGGTTATCATGACACGAGCAAATGTACGGCATATTGGACAAGTCTATTGTAAGATTTTGCGGTTTTTTCGCTGCTGCAAGTTGTTGCATTGTAGCCCTTGCTTTAGCATGTATGAAAGATATCGCGTTGTATGATAAATTCAACACTTGAAGATTTGTCAGAAGACCGAAGTGGAAGTCTAGTGAAGAAATATTATTGTGAGAAAGATCCAATTCTTCTAATTCGTTGTTAGTTACAAACATGTTAAAGGGTATGCGAGAAATACCGTTTCTGTTCAATTTCAAAACTTTTAGCTTGGTATTATTCTTAGTAAGTATTTCAAACTGATCTTCGTAATATTCTTGCATCTTGTGAAGGTGGTTACCAGATAAATCTAAATATTTGAGATTCATTGATTGACATAGAAACTGAGGGGATATGAATTCGAGAACGTTTCCAGATAGACTTATCCATTCCATCGTTTTCTGAGTTTGATTGTGAAGTTTTACGGTGGAGTTTAACCGTTTGAGCAAATTGTTTTCAAGGCTAAATATTCTTAATCTGTACGGACATGACCTCAAGTCACCATCACGGTCATCTTGCAATGGCGGAGGATTCTTGTATGTGCCTAAGCCGTTCATATACAGCTCCTCTACgttaaagaaaaaacttgtaaaaaaTCTGCACCAAGAAGCTATTATTGACATTTTTGCAGAATGGCGCAAAATGTTCGGAAGTAGTGAATCACTGATGTCAATTATCTTCAAACTGGAACAAGGCTCTTTTAAAAAACCAATGTGCATGTTTTGGATTGTAGCATTCCTCAAATAAATTCCGTGGACGGTGTTACATAGTCCACTTTCAAAGAAAGCTCTTAAGTTGAAATCTCTAAAGTTGATGTTAGAAATGTCCAGATGCGTAATATTCCTCTTAATATCGCGACCAGCGACGCTTCGAAATAAATCGGTGTTCGCATCGATTGCATCTACTTTAGCCGAATACATGCCATTCAGTCTTAATTTATTCAATCGCGGAAGGTGAGTCGAATTCATGCTGATCTGAAAACTGCTTTTCCAAAGACGAATGTTATTAGAAAAGTCCAGTTCTTTTAGATTACTCAGACCAGAAAATGCATCATAATCCATGAATTGCATGTCCTCATTGTGAAAGCCAAGGTAGGTGAGACCGGAAAGTCCCGTGAACACACGATTGCCAAGAACTTTATATCCCACCGCAAATATTTCAAGAGTTTCTACCTTTGACCACTGTGGGTTGGTAGAAAATGTTTGCTCACTTAGCAACGATGATTCAATATCGTGCAGAACCACTTCGCGAATATTCTCGTTGAGAATTAGTTTACTTGGGTCTGGTGTTCTACAGGTCGCCTTTTCTTTGATGCATACACAGCATGTTGAGCACGATGAAGAACATGCAATTAACATGCAAACAGTTACTGTAAATACAACTGATGAATACATTATTACTTGCTCGTTTTTTATAACACCAAATACTCTGTATTCCTTATTAGTCCGTTCGTTCGCGTGCACATGCacaatacaaatatgttacaaggTTAAGCTCCATGTCTGCGATTTTCCAGAACATATTTGGGAAATCCCATGTGTTTCATTTGAAGGAAGTTATCAAATGTTATATTGGCAGTTGTCTCAAAAGtttctttttttccaaatatgttttgactatatttgaaacatatattgcACTCTAGTTCAAGCATTTATTGCAAATgtgaaatttatttataaaaatagcaATATCGTGACATTTGAAGGTAACAGAAAATGTTACTAgtgccaataaaataaaataccacTGCAGCgttgtcaaaaaaaaaacaatcgctcattcaaacaaaaaaaagttaCCGTGTAACTTTATTGTAAAATGATGCTACTGTTTTACATTAATCCaacaaaaatgttaaaatctCACATTTGTTCAATAAAATGTTACCGTTTTACTTATGTCTTACACAATGGCCGCCGTTTTACGAAATTGAAACACAGTTGGTACCATTTAACAAAATGCACAGAATGCCGACTTGATATTTACTTCTTTACTTGATACGCTTATGTTGTACATTATTCTGCATAAAATCCGTTATGTGCTTCTGGACACAGTATATCATTGCATATTCAAGAACTTACATTCTCTTCGTACGTTATGTGAATCGCACTTGAAGATATACTGCACTTCCTGATGTAACTGAGTAAGACAACTTTAAAATCCGTTCTGTTTAGATCGGTTTATTGTATTGCTAAAACGTAGTGCCTGTGAAGGACTGGTGTAAATAAAGGAGTTTAATCGTTAAAAAAAGACTACTATCAATGTTATAGTACCAACATCCTGTAAACACTAACAATCGTAACTACTCGTTTTTTCACAAAGTGTCATTGTCCACTTGCCGGTAGTGGTTGATTGATTGTATGAACACCCATTAGTACTGGTAACCGGCTCGTAAACCGAGTGACATCAGGAAGTTGAAAATTAGTATGACATACATACGATTTTTGCCAAGATGTACGTTTGCTAAACTCCACAACGTTATTATAATTGCCATTTGCTACACATTTTGTGTAAAtgcaaataatgtttaaataatctttatttaaCAGTATTGATGCGTTCATTagtctataaaaaaaatgttttacaatttttattcaaattattattcaAGTTGTATGTTTTCCTATCAACATTACGACAGCACATATTGACAGGAAAGATATGAACGAGTTAGAATtgttgtgccccccccccccccagtctaCTAAATACGAATATGTGAATTAAATAATCAGTTCTAAAACAGAAAGGATGATATTCTACTGTACGCGGATCTTTGAGTTTGCCAGAGTGATTTTACTTCCTTATATGATGGTTAACACCAAAATAACACTCGAGTTACAAGAAGCATTTGGTACAGCATGGGATCGTGACACACATATACTATTATTCGATGATTGATAAGTTCATTTGAACGATTTACATCTTAAACCAACGGCTTATTTTTCGCTACTTATGTCTTCATATAGGGCGTTTAAAGAGGTTCGATTGTTTCCAATTTACTTTACTTTAATTATTCGTCGTTGAGAATTAGTGAGAGAGAGATTGAGAGTTGACACCGTGGTTTAGTTTGTGTTATGTtattcatataattaaataatcacAATAAGTTTACAAGTGGCCCATGTCAGGGGCTTATTATTTCTCTCATATGTTCAGAATTAAACCTTAAATAATATTCGCCTATTTAACCGCAAGGTACAGAGGTTTGGTTTTTTGCACACTACCATCGTCCTATGGTTCTCTAACAGTTCTGTTCAAACCATCCCCGCGAACCCTCTTTCGGGGGAAACTATCGCCCtaatatttattcacaaaatactTCAATAATATTTTCTCCTCTGCAAACGAATGACAGGGATATCTCGTATGTTTCATTAAACGTCGTGTCGTTTGCCCTAATCATAGATCAAATCTGGCCCCGCACCATGCGGATAATTATATTTATAGACTTTAAGAGAAACATGCATTCTAAAATTCTGTGTGGAATCATAAGACCGATAGATTTAGTGTTGAGTTTGTAGGTGTCATAAAGAGgtattttatcaaatttttatGATGTGGTCACAATTGGCTCGCCACGCTGGGAATTTGTTTAACTTATGCTTAGTGagcacttttaaataaatatacttccTGCAAAGATCACTACAATATGGCAATGTGATTTC from Dreissena polymorpha isolate Duluth1 chromosome 10, UMN_Dpol_1.0, whole genome shotgun sequence encodes the following:
- the LOC127847148 gene encoding toll-like receptor 4; amino-acid sequence: MYSSVVFTVTVCMLIACSSSCSTCCVCIKEKATCRTPDPSKLILNENIREVVLHDIESSLLSEQTFSTNPQWSKVETLEIFAVGYKVLGNRVFTGLSGLTYLGFHNEDMQFMDYDAFSGLSNLKELDFSNNIRLWKSSFQISMNSTHLPRLNKLRLNGMYSAKVDAIDANTDLFRSVAGRDIKRNITHLDISNINFRDFNLRAFFESGLCNTVHGIYLRNATIQNMHIGFLKEPCSSLKIIDISDSLLPNILRHSAKMSIIASWCRFFTSFFFNVEELYMNGLGTYKNPPPLQDDRDGDLRSCPYRLRIFSLENNLLKRLNSTVKLHNQTQKTMEWISLSGNVLEFISPQFLCQSMNLKYLDLSGNHLHKMQEYYEDQFEILTKNNTKLKVLKLNRNGISRIPFNMFVTNNELEELDLSHNNISSLDFHFGLLTNLQVLNLSYNAISFIHAKARATMQQLAAAKKPQNLTIDLSNMPYICSCHDNHMETIKWIQTNLDTFIASPREDYRCTLQGERLYIFQNALEKTNAYCREQNIKRNLAICLPIVCVFLLIGLLIFFKIQRSRRRKRERKNLRSQIKLGDFPMKFVAFLSFSSDDAELVVNTILPKLNSELQLKTGTNRVLVCSGDRHFRPGYALGEEIIRCIEDSAVIILAVSKHYCQKEWCRKEVQETYDQNKPIVLLFLERVELDEMGKVLRKVFNRYAHASWIPDTDGGHIEPDWPILCDALLDLTVVELEKNRVH